The window TTCTTATTTATGTACTTATTATGGTTCTAGTGATGAATACACCACCACATTCAACATCACTATATTAATATATCACCAAAGGCATTagaagtacatgaatacagcacttgAACAACCATTACTACATATATGTCACCAgaattaccatcagtacatgactatGGAACTagatccaccatcagtacatgaatacagtaatATTTGCAGCATTAGGTCATCAAACCTGACAAAGGACATTCACATGTAATCAAAATACTTCTCTGGGTACAGATGAGTTCCTGGTACAGGGTATTGTACACTCCTTGGGTCCTTTTGGCATCTATGATGGGGTGGATCCTTGATCTTTGCTGTCAATAATAGCACTCCTTATTCTACTTCTCCTTCATAGTTATTTTGTGAATTGGATTACTACGAAAATGCTATCTCTAATAcacacacgcatgcgcacacaaacaCAATGTATCCATTACAAAAAAACAAGAACAGATTAAAAAAAGTTTGTCCTTTTAGAAATATCAAGCAGATAGAAAAATAGATGCAATACAATTTAATTTATCCTTTTAAGagtcactttttttccatttttttatggcTACACTAAAAAAAATACTGAAATGATTTCAAATGGATAAGAACTGGACATGTGAAACCTAAAATGTGAAAAAGAAACCATAGGAATCCAGCAATGCAGAGAAACCAGTGTTGCAGATGTAAAACAGCTTTAGTAAATCAATGTAAAAATATCCAGACAGACCGTGGCATTAGTAATGGCAAATGCCCATGGGCTCCCCCTctcgcttttttttttctttccagaccACAAAAAAGtgggtctggaaaaaaaaaatgggggagcCCATGGGCATTTGCCATCACTAATGTCACGATCTGTCTGGAGAATTTTACGTTGATCTATTAAAGCTTTTTTTTATGTCTGCAACACTGGTTTCTTTGCATCGCTGGATACCTATGGTTTCTTTTCTCAATGCTGCATTGCCCGGATCCAGGCCGCTCTGAGCTGATCCTGGGAACCTCATACAAGGTGGAAGGGTGAGCTGACTTATTGCAGTGTGCATGAGAAGTACAGTGTTAGGTGAGAGCAGTAGATCAGCCATTAGACACAAACTTTACTTACAGGTTTTGTTAAATTACCAAAAAACACTCAATAACCATGCTGTCATCCATGGCCTTATTACGTCCCTAGTTTACTGTTAAATATTGTGAATTGAATTAAAAAAACCATTATTTTAGAGAACATGTTTCTTACAATACTCACACTTGGTGAAGCTTTTTTCTGCTTCCCAAAATTATAGCGCACAAAGCCCCGACTATAGGATCTGGTAATAAGGAAGTCTTCTGGAATTTCCATTTCAGATCCAAAAGTAAGTGTGGTGCTTTCTGCATGGATCACAATGAAAGGATTGCAGGCTTCTGTCCAATGATTTAATGTGTTCCTTTCTGGGTCCATTATCAAAGTCAAGCATTTAGCTGTCCACAACGTTTATCTCAGTTTCCTCTTCTCCATCTGCCATGTGGCTTCCGTGTGCTGAAATCTTTATTTTCCAAGGAACATCGAGGTAGCTGGAGACCGAGTGCACTGGATGCCGACAGCAGGGAGAGTGAGCGAAAAAATTCCCCAACATGCTCATGGCTTCTCTTGACAAGATCTTCCATCTCACAGATGGAGTAAAGTCTGAACATTGTTTCCAATCCGTGTACTCTTGGTACAAGGCGTCCGTTTTCAGTGCTTCAAACCAGGGCAAATATCCAGTGAGAATAACGAAAAGAAGAACCCCAAAGGCCCAGGTGTCTATACTAGAGCTCAAGATTAAAAATTCTTCATGTGTCAAGGCACATAACTCTGGAGCCATGTAAGGGATAATGTGTGACATCGCTGACACACAGGTTCCCACACGTTGGGTCAAACCAAAGTCACTCAGCTTGATATAATAGCAGTCTCTGTCCATAAGTAGCACGTTGTCCGTCTTCAAGTCCCGGTGGACCAATCCTCTCCTGTGCATGTAGTCCAGAGCACAGGATATCTGTATCGCGCATCTTTTGACTGCATCCTCCGGAATTCCAACCTGCAGAAAACAGATCAATATCATGAGATTTTCTAGTGTAGTGCCTTATCTAATTCAACAATACTAAACTTTGAAGATTTGTCTGGTGTTGGGGCAGTGGATGCTGCAGTAGATACAACAGTTGCTGTAATGATCATGTAGCATCAAACAATGAATTGAAATGTAAACCTCTTCTACCCATAGAAAGACTATGCTATTCcaaagacccccatacacattagtcaTCTATCTGGCTATTACCGGTGTATCTCGATTCTCCGCCTGATTGTTGGTGTCCATCTCCAACTTTTTTGTATTTTGTAATAAAGTATTGGTATATTACAGGAGAACATATAGTGTCATCCTTTCTTACCTGATTTCTGATGATATCATGCAAGGTGCCCGCTGGTGCCAACTCCTGCGTCATTATATAGTGATCCCGTGTACCAATAAAGATTGGATAGGTCCTAATAATGTCAGGGTGGTTAGAGAGAGTGATTGAAAAAGACAGCTCCCTCAAAGGTTTCCAGATGAGTTTGGTCCTTTCTCACTAGCTTCATAGCCAGTGGTTGtcctaaaacaaaacaaaaagaaaaaagaaaattatgtccaagatctccCATAGAAACACATTCCATCATCACTGACCGTAGACATGAGATATTTGCTGGTGAAATCACTGATTGTTGATCTCACTTTTATGAGGCAGACTCACTATAGTAGGTCGGGGACAGCTTGGATTTACCAGATTTAATCTCAAGTTTACTACTATAAAACTGACACCAGATGTGTTTGGCGGCCCCTTATCTCATTTTTCTTTCAAAATTAAATGTAGATTTGAATAAACCAAACGGTTTTCTTAGAGGAGACTCTGGGAAACGCAGACTAAGGCTGCCATGCACATCGGGATAAAGTTGGCCAAACTAGACAAATTCGGCAGATCTGGCTGAATATTTCAGGAGTTTGGTGTCATTAAAAATCTTTGGACAAGGGTCTGGGAATTAAAGGATCGGGAAGATAGAAACCCAgtgcacaattgtttttgtttttaggaACATAAAAATCACAATCCTGAGGAATACACATCATTTATAATTTCAGTGACAGCAATCTCTCCAGACTGACATGTACATAGGAACACTTGTCTCAGCTGGGGACAAAGGTTGAGCGGTTGGAGATTAATCTCATGATACTTTTTTACTCCATGGAGTTCTCCATGAGACCCACTGCCGGCATCATCTGGGAGACACTTATCTCGAGTGAGAACAAAAGTATTGAGAGACTGAACTCTATCGATCTTTGTGTTCTCCGATATCTTCTGTCAGTAACACATTAGAAGGTGCCGACCTCAGATATTTTTAGATGGCAATTTGTATGACATAAGAGAATAAATTTGGCCTTACATAGAAATGTATCTACAAACTATTGGCAAATGTAGAAAACCAATAATGGTTACTTACAGTATAACAAAAGTCTCCACTCAAATTGAAATATAACCTACAGTAAATGAACAAAGAGTACGTAATCCAAAAGATCACATATAaaagaacgattttttaaaaaataaaataaaacaatgaatATAAAAAGAGGTCACTCCAAACAGAGAAGGTTGAACATATTGGAAACTATCGAAAAAAACCACACACTTATACAaagcagcaaaaactgcaaatgtaGTATCTACAAATTATATAATCTGATTTTTCGCATACACACAATACATTTgcaatttttgctattttttttctatgtgtgtgattttatttatttttttttcgatAGTTTTCACTATGCTCAATCTTCTGGATCTGTTTGGTGTGACCTGTTTTAACATtcattgtttttaatttatttttgaatAAAAGTTGTTCTTTTGCACGACATTTTTTGGGTTCAGTTGTATTTCTTCATATAGATTACATGTATTGGCAAATGCAGCTGAATATGATGGGAACTATTGACATATAGATGCTCAGAAGGAATAAGGTTCCCAAACATTATCAGCAGCTAATGACCCGACACTTGTTTGGCCAACATCTATTCCTCCCAACCTCCCCGTACACATCCGAACATATTTCTGCCAAAATAAAGTCTGGGCAGATTCAAGAGTCCCCTATAACCTTACCATGGTGATATTATAGGTATTTATGACTTTTCTTCTATGTGTATGAGCATTTTTACAACATATGTTACTAAAATAGTCTAGCTCTGCCAGTGATCTACAGATAAATATCTCATCCCTGTGGCCAGTAAAGCACATGATCAGGTTTTTGTATAAATGTTATAAATTATACCCCATATATTATACATATTTTACCCCATATAGTATCTCAGCCTACACACATGACAAGCTTTTTTTTGTCCTTGTTCACATACCTATTAATTTGTCCTGTGCCAGTAGGACTCTTCCGTACGACCCCTGGCCCAGCTCCTTGATGATATCGTAGCTTTCAGAAATCTCCTGCATTTCCACGGTTTGGATGATGGTCTCCATCGTAGCTTTGAAATAGGGGATTCTTTAAGCTAAACAAATTCACTAGGACTGTAAAGGAAAATTTAAGAAATATGTTTAATACAACATCATGTGGTGATCCCAATCCTGAGTTCTCTGGGAATTTTCCTTTCTAATTAAGTTCCATCATAAATTAGAAACCAATGAAACGGAAAGATGTCAGTCCAGGAAAGGATGGGTGACAACTATTGAAAACTTATCTTTGTGCTGATATTGGTTGTTATAAATATTATACATGGAGATATTGTAATCAAAGAAAGTGACAAAATTAGGATTAACTTAAAATTATTCTATAAAAATGATGAAGTGTTTGTATTTAGAGATTATTTTGTATAATTTTGGTGATTAAGACAAGAAAATTATAATCTGTTCCCGGTGTAATGATACTAGAAAAAGGATTAATTGGTAAATGGTcatatggcaagaagacccccaaacCCATGATACAGAACCCCAGTGAATATACTATTGAGAAGTAGTCTTACCTGGGTTGGGTTTTTGGTGAAGTTGATGATACGTTGGCTTCTTCTCCAATAAGTAGAGTGATGTCTCTTTGCTCGGGATCAGTCTGAGAGGTCCTATCTCCACAGAGAAGTTCTCAGGAATAATTCCACAAGACCcatgaacttttagctttatatagAGAAGCAGCTAACGTGTATTGAAATTATTGCTCCTCATTTGCTTATTGGATGTCAAAAACCTCTATTGAATTGCTAATGAATGCGTCTCTTAGAACATGGACATTCATGTAGACCCTATTGTCATTAATCGCCTGTGAATAGACTGACTAAAGTCAGTGGGCCTCAATGGTATCAGGGAGGAGCTCACCTCTGTATTGTTTGTATTGCTAATTAATTGCTATTGTAGGTAATTATGAAGTTATTTTATCCCCTAAAGTCAAATCTCCCTTTCTTTATCTCCTTTATCTTCTTTATCATTCATGTTTGTATGTAAATCTACATTTCtcat is drawn from Anomaloglossus baeobatrachus isolate aAnoBae1 chromosome 3, aAnoBae1.hap1, whole genome shotgun sequence and contains these coding sequences:
- the LOC142297361 gene encoding LOW QUALITY PROTEIN: serine/threonine-protein kinase SBK1-like (The sequence of the model RefSeq protein was modified relative to this genomic sequence to represent the inferred CDS: inserted 2 bases in 1 codon), coding for METIIQTVEMQEISESYDIIKELGQGSYGRVLLAQDKLIGQPLAMKLVRKDQTHLETFXRELSFSITLSNHPDIIRTYPIFIGTRDHYIMTQELAPAGTLHDIIRNQVGIPEDAVKRCAIQISCALDYMHRRGLVHRDLKTDNVLLMDRDCYYIKLSDFGLTQRVGTCVSAMSHIIPYMAPELCALTHEEFLILSSSIDTWAFGVLLFVILTGYLPWFEALKTDALYQEYTDWKQCSDFTPSVRWKILSREAMSMLGNFFAHSPCCRHPVHSVSSYLDVPWKIKISAHGSHMADGEEETEINVVDS